A portion of the Desulfovibrio sp. Fe33 genome contains these proteins:
- a CDS encoding peptide-binding protein encodes MRLAKLIAALLCLLFAVGCSDGGPATPVPPVNPTEIPSVPEGGGTLVEPMLGEPSNLISILATDSASHTIAGQVYVSLLKYDKDINLVPYAAESYEVLDGGRRLRFKLREDIYWTDGVQLTADDVEFTYRLTIDPKTPTAYAGNFKLVKEFRKTGKFSFEATYEQPFAKALVSWATDILPKHVLEGENLLDTKYSRQPVGAGPYMLKEWTAGSQIVLEANPTFFEGKPYIDYLVYRVIPDMGTQFLELKAGNLDTMGLDSLQYLYQTSGPGWDGSFRKFSFLSFGYTFLGFNFKHPFFQDVRVRRAIDYAIDRRELIKGVLYGMGEAANGPYKPGTWQYDDNVRPRPFDPDKARALLAEAGWTDSDGDGWLDKDGKRFAFSIITNQGNSLRIKTGVILQQRLKDVGIQVSLRTVEWAAFIKEFVDKGRFDAIILGWNILQDPDIYNVWHSSMAVDGGLNFTRYINPELDELLERGRHLVRQEERKPIYDRVQEILHDDVPYCFLYVPMSLPIVQARIQNIEAAPAGISYNSEKWWIPRSLQHQP; translated from the coding sequence ATGAGACTCGCGAAACTGATTGCCGCCCTTCTTTGTTTGTTATTCGCCGTCGGGTGTTCCGACGGAGGCCCTGCCACGCCCGTTCCTCCCGTGAATCCCACAGAGATTCCTTCCGTGCCCGAGGGCGGCGGCACGTTGGTGGAACCCATGCTCGGCGAGCCGAGCAACCTGATATCCATTCTGGCCACGGACTCCGCCTCGCACACAATCGCGGGGCAGGTGTATGTCAGCCTGCTTAAATACGACAAGGACATCAATCTGGTGCCCTATGCGGCCGAGTCTTATGAGGTTCTTGACGGCGGCAGGCGTCTCCGCTTCAAGCTGCGCGAGGACATTTACTGGACCGATGGGGTCCAACTGACCGCCGACGACGTGGAGTTCACCTACCGCTTGACCATCGATCCCAAGACGCCTACGGCCTATGCGGGCAATTTCAAGTTGGTCAAGGAGTTCCGCAAGACAGGGAAGTTCTCCTTCGAGGCGACCTACGAGCAACCTTTCGCCAAGGCGTTGGTCTCGTGGGCCACGGATATCCTGCCGAAGCATGTCCTCGAAGGGGAGAACCTGCTGGACACGAAGTACAGCCGCCAACCCGTCGGGGCGGGGCCGTATATGCTCAAGGAGTGGACCGCGGGCAGCCAGATCGTGCTTGAGGCCAACCCGACCTTCTTCGAAGGCAAGCCGTACATCGATTATCTCGTCTATCGCGTCATCCCGGACATGGGCACGCAGTTCCTGGAACTCAAGGCGGGCAATCTCGACACCATGGGGCTGGATTCTCTCCAATATCTCTATCAAACATCGGGGCCTGGCTGGGACGGCAGCTTCCGCAAGTTCAGCTTCCTTTCCTTCGGCTACACGTTCCTCGGCTTCAATTTCAAGCACCCGTTTTTCCAGGATGTGCGTGTGCGGCGGGCCATCGACTACGCCATTGACCGGCGGGAGCTCATCAAGGGAGTGCTCTACGGCATGGGCGAGGCGGCCAACGGGCCGTACAAGCCCGGCACCTGGCAGTACGACGATAACGTCAGGCCTCGTCCTTTCGACCCGGACAAGGCCAGGGCCCTGCTGGCCGAGGCAGGTTGGACGGATTCCGACGGCGACGGCTGGCTGGACAAGGACGGCAAGCGGTTCGCCTTTTCCATCATCACCAACCAGGGCAATTCCCTGCGGATCAAGACCGGGGTCATTCTCCAGCAGCGGCTCAAGGACGTCGGCATCCAGGTTTCCCTGCGCACGGTGGAGTGGGCGGCGTTCATCAAGGAGTTCGTTGACAAGGGCCGTTTCGACGCTATTATTTTGGGATGGAATATTCTACAGGACCCCGACATCTATAACGTGTGGCATTCCTCGATGGCCGTGGACGGGGGGCTCAATTTCACGCGCTACATCAATCCGGAGCTGGACGAGCTTCTCGAGCGCGGACGGCATCTGGTGCGGCAGGAGGAGCGCAAGCCCATCTACGACCGGGTGCAGGAAATCCTGCACGACGACGTTCCCTATTGTTTCCTCTACGTTCCCATGTCCCTGCCCATAGTCCAGGCCAGGATACAGAATATCGAGGCGGCCCCGGCCGGTATATCCTATAATTCCGAGAAGTGGTGGATACCACGCAGTCTGCAACACCAGCCGTAA
- a CDS encoding DEAD/DEAH box helicase, protein MSSGEEQIVKSILQDFIGDSVPDYILESAHGIVADNGVAKLDLKKREQYWDIDGQVHGDDFQNYTSEIGLNLSDRTINFYCNCPDSFSGVCRHVAATAVKLLKSLDTESGGEMPTPRTDWRQTFRPFFATELEPEAGRHYLIYRIYPELGRLQVAFFRARQNKSGISQVQNEVTLAQIVENSDWCDTSPALPGVAEQIGHYLDYWGHKVEIPAGLHSWFFRAIKNEYYLYLRETDQPVTIESKTMQLKLSPTLSEDGLNFEILLAREDKMPFPITDEEEIYFYGRLPLWVYYKNSFYPVQTGLEPKLVQAMVEQKPIVPHADVSEFLDRVWTQIPVSDLYGQEDFLERVGPIFQDADYDPKLYLDEEGSLLVLKIQNIYSNEHGEFIMPGPNPDLQTGSYHEGGKSYLIRRAQDEEARLLSELQDMNFQPRNNHIWFMEQEEAINFLLDHYPQLVEAYRVYGEQNLTRYKVRTTQPQVVAEVESDEEDKWFNLELAVQYDEQRVPIEVIWEAWTKGKRYVQLKDGSYTSLPESWLKKLAHKLKALGYDPEKAPKQQFNQFEAPVLEKILEDLPQAQTDEFFVKLREKINNFEQIRIIPQPKELQATLRPYQVQGLSYLNFLREYGFGGILADEMGLGKTIQTLSYIQSLVDNGVDGPNLIIVPTSVLPNWEREAQKFVPGLKRLTIYGAKREGLFQHIKDSNLVITTYALLRRDLDELLKYEYASVILDEAQNIKNPNTITARSVRKLDAGLRVCLSGTPIENNLFELWSLFEFLMPGFLGSQHSFQRGIVKPIKDGDEETLEYLRTRVKPFILRRTKAEVAKDLPPKIETTHYCELVEEQRELYNALAKKLKDQVLKDVDEKGMAKSQMSILDALLKLRQICCHPRLLKLDMPGVSTNLPSGKFDAFKDLVVDIIEGGHKVLVFSQFVQMLHVIRNWLQIREIPFAYLDGSSKDRFEQVDRFNEDPDIPIFLISLKAGGTGLNLTSADYVIHYDPWWNPAVENQATDRTHRIGQKRQVFAYKMICQNTVEERILKLQEQKKDVAEAIIPGQSALKSLTRDDLEMLFEI, encoded by the coding sequence ATGAGCAGCGGTGAAGAACAGATAGTCAAATCCATATTGCAGGATTTCATTGGCGACAGCGTACCCGATTATATTTTGGAGAGCGCCCATGGAATCGTGGCCGATAACGGCGTCGCCAAACTGGACCTCAAAAAACGGGAACAGTACTGGGACATTGATGGTCAGGTGCACGGGGACGATTTCCAGAACTATACGTCTGAAATCGGCTTGAACCTCTCCGACAGGACCATCAATTTCTATTGCAATTGTCCCGACTCCTTTTCCGGGGTCTGCCGTCACGTGGCGGCCACGGCGGTCAAATTGCTCAAATCCCTGGACACCGAATCCGGCGGAGAGATGCCCACGCCGCGCACGGACTGGCGACAGACCTTCCGTCCCTTTTTCGCCACCGAGCTCGAACCCGAAGCCGGGCGTCATTACCTTATATACCGCATCTATCCGGAACTCGGCCGCCTCCAGGTTGCCTTCTTCCGCGCCCGCCAGAACAAATCCGGCATCTCCCAGGTGCAAAACGAAGTCACTCTGGCCCAGATCGTAGAGAACTCCGACTGGTGCGACACTTCTCCCGCCCTCCCCGGCGTGGCCGAACAAATCGGCCACTACCTCGACTATTGGGGGCACAAGGTGGAAATTCCGGCGGGTCTGCACTCCTGGTTCTTCAGGGCGATCAAGAACGAGTATTATCTCTATCTGCGCGAAACCGATCAGCCGGTTACCATCGAATCCAAGACCATGCAGCTCAAGCTCTCCCCCACCCTGAGCGAGGACGGCCTGAACTTCGAGATTCTGCTCGCCCGCGAGGACAAGATGCCCTTCCCCATCACCGATGAGGAAGAAATATATTTTTACGGCCGCCTGCCGCTCTGGGTCTACTACAAGAATTCCTTCTATCCGGTGCAGACCGGGCTGGAGCCCAAGCTGGTCCAGGCCATGGTGGAGCAAAAGCCCATCGTGCCCCATGCAGACGTGTCCGAATTCCTCGACCGCGTCTGGACCCAGATTCCCGTCAGCGACCTCTACGGCCAGGAGGACTTCCTCGAACGCGTCGGCCCCATCTTCCAGGACGCCGACTACGATCCCAAGCTTTACCTGGACGAGGAAGGCTCCCTGCTCGTGCTCAAGATTCAGAACATCTACTCCAACGAGCACGGCGAATTCATCATGCCCGGCCCCAACCCGGACCTGCAAACCGGCTCCTACCACGAGGGAGGCAAGTCCTATCTCATCCGCCGTGCCCAGGACGAGGAAGCCCGTCTCTTGAGCGAGTTGCAGGACATGAATTTCCAACCCAGGAACAACCACATCTGGTTCATGGAACAGGAGGAAGCCATTAACTTCCTGCTCGACCACTATCCCCAGCTTGTGGAGGCCTACCGGGTTTACGGCGAACAGAACCTGACCCGCTACAAGGTCCGCACCACGCAACCGCAGGTCGTGGCCGAAGTGGAGAGCGACGAGGAAGACAAGTGGTTCAACCTCGAACTCGCCGTGCAGTACGATGAACAGCGCGTTCCCATCGAGGTTATTTGGGAGGCGTGGACCAAGGGCAAGCGGTACGTCCAGCTCAAGGACGGCTCCTACACCAGCCTGCCCGAGTCTTGGCTGAAGAAACTCGCCCACAAGCTCAAGGCGCTGGGCTATGACCCCGAGAAGGCCCCCAAACAGCAGTTCAACCAGTTCGAGGCCCCGGTGCTCGAAAAGATCCTGGAAGACCTGCCCCAGGCCCAGACCGACGAATTTTTCGTAAAGCTGCGTGAAAAGATCAATAATTTTGAACAAATAAGAATAATCCCGCAGCCCAAGGAATTGCAGGCCACCCTGCGTCCCTATCAGGTCCAGGGTCTCAGCTATCTGAACTTCCTGCGCGAATACGGCTTCGGCGGCATCCTGGCCGATGAAATGGGACTGGGCAAAACCATCCAGACCCTGTCCTACATCCAGTCCCTGGTGGACAACGGCGTGGATGGGCCGAACCTCATCATCGTTCCCACCTCGGTTTTGCCCAACTGGGAGCGCGAAGCGCAAAAGTTCGTGCCCGGCCTGAAACGGCTGACCATTTACGGCGCCAAGCGCGAAGGCCTCTTCCAGCACATCAAGGATTCCAACCTGGTCATCACCACCTACGCCCTGCTTAGGCGGGACCTGGACGAGTTGCTGAAATACGAATACGCCAGCGTCATTCTGGACGAAGCCCAGAACATCAAGAACCCGAACACCATCACCGCCCGTTCCGTGCGTAAGCTCGACGCGGGCCTGCGCGTCTGCCTGTCGGGCACGCCCATCGAAAACAACCTGTTCGAGCTCTGGTCCCTGTTCGAATTTCTCATGCCCGGTTTCCTCGGCTCCCAGCACTCCTTCCAGCGCGGCATCGTCAAGCCCATCAAGGACGGCGACGAGGAAACGCTGGAATACCTGCGCACCAGGGTCAAACCGTTCATCCTCCGCCGCACCAAGGCGGAGGTGGCCAAGGACCTGCCGCCCAAGATCGAGACCACCCACTATTGCGAATTGGTGGAGGAACAGCGCGAGCTCTACAACGCCCTGGCGAAAAAGCTCAAGGATCAGGTGCTCAAGGACGTGGACGAAAAGGGCATGGCCAAGAGCCAGATGTCCATTCTGGACGCCCTGCTCAAGCTCCGCCAGATATGCTGCCACCCGCGCCTGCTCAAGCTCGACATGCCCGGCGTGTCCACCAACCTGCCTTCCGGCAAGTTCGACGCCTTCAAGGACCTGGTGGTGGACATAATCGAAGGCGGCCACAAGGTGCTGGTCTTCTCCCAGTTCGTGCAGATGCTCCATGTCATCCGCAACTGGTTGCAAATCAGGGAAATTCCCTTCGCCTACCTGGACGGCTCCTCCAAGGACCGCTTCGAACAGGTGGACCGCTTCAACGAGGACCCGGACATCCCCATCTTCCTCATTTCGCTGAAGGCGGGCGGCACCGGCCTGAACCTGACCTCCGCGGACTACGTCATCCACTACGACCCGTGGTGGAACCCGGCCGTGGAAAACCAGGCCACGGACCGCACGCACCGTATCGGCCAGAAGCGTCAGGTCTTCGCCTACAAGATGATCTGCCAGAACACCGTGGAAGAGCGCATCCTCAAATTGCAGGAGCAGAAAAAGGACGTTGCGGAAGCCATTATTCCCGGCCAGTCGGCCCTGAAGAGCCTGACCCGCGATGATCTTGAGATGCTTTTTGAAATTTAA
- a CDS encoding DVU_1551 family NTP transferase — MGGLAAIIPAAGLSSRMGRFKPLLPLANGTVLSRCVTLFRKCGVERIVTVTGKRADEVAACAAEAGAEAVFNPSYERGMYSSVLTGVRALGTDVSAFFMLPADIPLVRPETVKRLIDDFERLRPSVLYPRFAGERGHPPLISADIIPAILAHDGSGGLRAVLDGVEADARHVDVPDFGVVHDLDRPEDYALALGVAGIGYPLEDECRELFRLHGVSDHIAGHCRAVSKVAVALCCRLNDRQGTPRLDPGLVLGAALTHDIGKGTKRHEAAGAELLRAHGFPDAAEIVAAHFDLTLAWDAPVSEKEVVFLADKLVRCHGPVPLDQRYLEKVEMYRHEAGAEEAILGRLERARAVMARLDRELNDSSERIALEALS; from the coding sequence ATGGGCGGTCTCGCTGCAATCATTCCCGCTGCGGGGCTGTCCTCTCGCATGGGCCGTTTCAAGCCGCTCCTTCCCCTTGCCAACGGGACCGTTCTTTCGCGCTGCGTGACGCTTTTCAGGAAATGTGGCGTGGAACGAATCGTGACGGTCACGGGCAAGCGGGCCGACGAGGTGGCGGCCTGCGCCGCGGAAGCCGGGGCCGAGGCGGTTTTCAATCCGTCTTATGAACGGGGCATGTATTCCTCTGTTCTGACCGGCGTGCGTGCTCTGGGAACTGACGTGAGCGCCTTTTTCATGCTCCCGGCGGATATCCCCCTGGTCAGGCCCGAGACCGTGAAACGGCTCATCGACGACTTCGAGCGGTTGCGGCCGTCGGTGTTGTATCCCCGGTTTGCCGGGGAGCGGGGGCATCCTCCTCTCATTTCCGCTGATATCATTCCGGCCATTCTGGCTCATGACGGTTCCGGCGGACTCCGGGCGGTTCTCGACGGCGTCGAAGCGGACGCCCGTCATGTTGATGTGCCGGATTTCGGCGTGGTTCATGATCTGGACCGTCCCGAGGATTACGCGTTGGCCTTGGGCGTGGCGGGAATCGGATATCCCCTTGAGGACGAATGCCGCGAGTTGTTTCGGCTCCATGGGGTCTCCGATCATATCGCCGGGCACTGCCGGGCCGTGTCCAAGGTGGCCGTGGCTCTGTGCTGTCGGCTGAACGATCGGCAGGGGACTCCCCGGCTAGATCCGGGCCTTGTCCTGGGAGCGGCTCTGACTCATGATATCGGCAAGGGGACCAAGCGGCATGAGGCCGCCGGCGCGGAATTGCTGCGCGCCCATGGGTTTCCGGACGCCGCCGAGATCGTGGCCGCTCATTTCGACCTGACCCTCGCCTGGGACGCGCCTGTTAGCGAGAAGGAAGTCGTTTTCCTGGCCGACAAGCTGGTCCGGTGTCACGGACCGGTCCCTCTAGATCAGCGGTACCTGGAGAAGGTGGAAATGTACCGTCACGAAGCGGGCGCGGAAGAGGCCATATTGGGGCGTCTTGAACGCGCCCGGGCGGTCATGGCCCGTCTCGACAGGGAGTTGAATGACTCCTCTGAGCGCATAGCCCTGGAGGCCCTGTCGTGA
- a CDS encoding XdhC family protein, whose translation MKAFVREVAGLARAGEPFVLATVVESSGSTPRSSGAKMAVRRDGSIIGTVGGGLAEARACRSAREMLAGRVLDGRARLMFVDMTQELAADSDMICGGGLSMFLEMASPGGECARVYAELDDMLRKGDAATLETRFQGGETPLVIGHDIVSGRPEGETPVFNRDGDPMVLAEPFIPPAPLYIFGAGHVSRFTARVAAMVGFRTVVLDDREDFANRERFPEADEVVVLRSFAGCCDVFREDPEAFVVIVTRGHLHDRNVLAEALRTQARYVGMIGSSTKRNKIYASLLSDGFDQADIDRCHSPIGLPIGGQTPEEIAVSIVGELIKVRAGKA comes from the coding sequence ATGAAAGCGTTTGTGCGAGAAGTGGCCGGATTGGCGCGGGCCGGAGAGCCCTTTGTCCTGGCCACGGTGGTCGAGAGTTCCGGGTCCACGCCGAGGTCTTCCGGAGCGAAGATGGCCGTGCGCCGTGACGGGTCCATCATAGGCACCGTGGGCGGCGGCCTGGCCGAGGCCCGCGCTTGCCGGTCGGCCAGGGAGATGCTGGCCGGAAGGGTTTTAGACGGCCGGGCGCGGCTGATGTTCGTGGACATGACCCAGGAGCTGGCCGCCGACTCGGATATGATCTGCGGCGGCGGTCTGTCAATGTTTCTCGAAATGGCGTCGCCTGGCGGGGAGTGCGCCCGCGTGTATGCCGAGTTGGACGATATGTTGCGCAAGGGCGATGCCGCGACGCTCGAGACCCGTTTCCAGGGCGGCGAAACACCGCTCGTCATCGGGCATGACATCGTTTCCGGCAGGCCGGAAGGCGAGACGCCTGTCTTCAACCGGGACGGCGATCCCATGGTCCTGGCCGAGCCGTTCATTCCGCCCGCGCCGCTCTATATCTTCGGGGCGGGGCATGTTTCCCGATTCACCGCACGCGTGGCGGCCATGGTGGGCTTTCGCACCGTTGTGCTGGACGATCGTGAGGATTTCGCCAACCGGGAACGATTCCCCGAGGCCGACGAGGTGGTTGTATTGCGGTCCTTTGCCGGATGTTGCGACGTGTTCAGGGAAGACCCCGAGGCGTTCGTGGTCATAGTCACCCGGGGACACCTGCATGACCGCAATGTCCTGGCCGAGGCCCTGCGGACCCAGGCTCGCTATGTGGGGATGATCGGCAGCTCCACCAAGCGTAACAAGATTTACGCGTCCCTGTTGTCGGACGGTTTCGACCAGGCGGATATCGATCGTTGCCACAGTCCCATCGGGCTTCCCATCGGCGGGCAGACGCCGGAGGAAATCGCGGTCAGCATCGTGGGCGAGCTCATCAAGGTCCGGGCGGGAAAGGCATGA
- a CDS encoding histidine phosphatase family protein, whose amino-acid sequence MIVLLRHGRTAGGDGVCVGRTPLRLSAEGEAQARALAEELGAVPFARLYSSPAVRARDTLGPLAERLGLPVEILPEMDEIDMGAWDGLAFDDIRRRFPEEYAVRGSRFGSFRAPGGESFEDVARRAMNVLEGLADGKHPVLVATHAGVIRTVLCRVTDHPLDDLFRFKPGHARCTVLRREGNGFGLAAADLEAGAIRAFF is encoded by the coding sequence GTGATCGTGCTCCTGCGTCACGGCCGAACGGCGGGCGGCGATGGGGTATGTGTCGGCAGGACACCTCTGCGACTTTCCGCTGAAGGCGAGGCGCAGGCGCGTGCGCTGGCCGAGGAGCTGGGCGCGGTTCCGTTCGCGCGGCTGTATTCCAGCCCCGCTGTTCGGGCGCGGGACACCCTCGGGCCGCTGGCGGAGAGGCTCGGGCTGCCCGTGGAGATATTGCCCGAGATGGACGAGATCGACATGGGCGCGTGGGACGGTTTGGCCTTCGATGATATCCGGAGACGTTTTCCGGAGGAATACGCGGTGCGGGGTAGCCGATTCGGCAGTTTTCGCGCGCCCGGCGGGGAGAGCTTCGAAGACGTGGCCCGTCGGGCCATGAACGTCTTGGAGGGATTGGCCGACGGGAAGCATCCCGTGCTGGTGGCGACTCACGCGGGCGTGATCCGGACTGTGCTTTGCCGCGTGACGGATCATCCTTTGGACGACCTGTTCCGGTTCAAACCTGGACACGCCCGGTGCACGGTGCTGCGCCGGGAAGGAAACGGTTTTGGCCTTGCGGCGGCCGATCTGGAAGCCGGGGCTATACGTGCTTTTTTTTGA
- a CDS encoding DVU_1553 family AMP-dependent CoA ligase, with product MDSANLDRWLAGRMGRDTIPSVRELRDWQLRRLRDLVDHAKIGSPFYARHLNGIRGADLDSLEAFSRLPEIGPKELRSDPDALLSVSRDDIERVVTLSSSGTTGEPKRIFHTADDLEATTDFFGWGMSNMVGPGEAALILLPGARPGGVGRLLDEALSRHGSRAVSHGEMTDADAAVSQCLAEKASCIVGSPAHVNLFAHAWTARGLPRGVIRSALLCWDVIPEAVCLNVAERLGCGVFRHWGMIETGLGGAVECSPGSGMHLRETDVFLEIVDPYTGRLLPDGEFGDMVVTTPLKMGMPLIRYRTGDVGRILPGDCGCGSPLRRLDPLVRRRRGGVVSASGILSLWELNEVVYGTPGVADFAAWLDGGTLRLVVCGNASCEAVSQALGTLPAVANGLAAGTLRVDIENKNGVAPAVPGLDKRRIAIGS from the coding sequence ATGGATAGCGCCAATCTTGATCGCTGGCTGGCTGGCCGCATGGGGCGGGACACGATTCCGTCGGTACGCGAGTTGCGCGATTGGCAGTTGCGGCGGCTTCGGGATTTGGTGGATCACGCCAAAATCGGCAGTCCGTTTTACGCCCGTCATCTGAACGGAATTCGCGGCGCGGACCTGGATTCCCTTGAAGCTTTTTCCCGGCTGCCCGAGATAGGCCCGAAGGAGTTGCGTTCCGATCCCGATGCGTTGTTGAGCGTATCCCGCGACGACATAGAGAGGGTCGTCACTCTGTCCAGTTCCGGCACGACGGGGGAGCCCAAGCGGATTTTTCATACCGCCGACGATCTTGAGGCCACCACGGATTTCTTCGGTTGGGGCATGTCCAACATGGTCGGGCCTGGAGAAGCCGCGCTTATCCTTTTGCCCGGCGCGCGGCCCGGCGGAGTCGGGCGGTTGCTCGACGAGGCGTTGTCCCGCCACGGTTCGCGGGCCGTATCCCATGGCGAAATGACGGACGCTGATGCGGCCGTGAGCCAGTGCCTTGCCGAGAAGGCCTCTTGTATTGTCGGATCTCCGGCCCATGTGAACCTGTTCGCCCACGCCTGGACGGCGCGCGGTCTTCCGCGCGGGGTGATCCGGTCCGCACTGCTCTGTTGGGATGTGATTCCCGAGGCGGTTTGCTTGAACGTGGCCGAGCGGTTGGGTTGCGGAGTCTTTCGCCATTGGGGCATGATCGAGACCGGTCTGGGGGGCGCCGTGGAGTGCTCGCCCGGCTCGGGAATGCATCTGCGCGAAACCGACGTCTTCCTCGAGATTGTGGACCCGTATACGGGGCGGCTGCTTCCGGACGGCGAATTCGGCGATATGGTCGTGACCACGCCTCTGAAAATGGGGATGCCGCTCATTCGTTACCGCACCGGCGACGTGGGGCGCATTCTGCCCGGAGACTGCGGCTGCGGCAGTCCGCTGCGCAGATTGGACCCTCTGGTCCGGCGCAGGCGCGGGGGCGTGGTGTCCGCGTCCGGTATTTTGTCCCTTTGGGAACTGAATGAGGTTGTGTACGGCACACCGGGCGTGGCGGATTTTGCGGCCTGGTTGGATGGCGGCACCTTGCGGCTCGTGGTGTGCGGCAACGCCTCCTGCGAGGCCGTATCGCAGGCGCTCGGAACCCTGCCTGCCGTGGCCAATGGACTTGCGGCCGGGACGCTTCGGGTGGATATTGAAAACAAAAATGGCGTCGCGCCCGCCGTTCCAGGGCTAGACAAGCGGCGCATAGCGATAGGGAGCTGA